The following coding sequences are from one Streptococcus mitis window:
- a CDS encoding serine hydrolase, with protein MRKFLIILLLPSFLTISKVVSTEKEVVYTSKEIYYLSQSNFGIYFREKLSSPMVYGEVPVYANEDLVVESGKLTPQTSFQITEWRLNKQGIPVFKLSNHQFIAADKRFLYDQSEITPTIKKVWLEFDFKLYNSPYDLKEVKSSLSAYSQVSIDKTMFVEGREFLHIDQTGWVAKESTSEEDNRMSKVQEMLSEKYQKDSFSIYVKQLTTGKEAGINQDEKMYAASVLKLPYLYYTQEKINEGIYQLDTTVKYVSAVNDFPGSYKPEGSGSLPKKEDNKEYSLKDLITKVSKESDNVAHNLLGYYISNQSDATFKSKMSAIMGDNWDPKEKLISSKMAGNVMEAIYNQNGFVLESLTKTDFDNERIAKGVSVKVAHKIGDADEFKHDTGVVYADSPFILSIFTKNSDYDTISKIAKDVYEVLK; from the coding sequence ATGCGTAAATTCTTAATTATTTTGTTGTTACCGAGTTTTTTGACCATTTCAAAAGTCGTTAGCACAGAAAAAGAAGTAGTCTATACTTCGAAAGAAATTTATTACCTTTCACAATCTAACTTTGGTATTTATTTTAGAGAAAAATTAAGTTCTCCCATGGTTTATGGAGAGGTTCCTGTTTATGCGAATGAAGATTTAGTAGTGGAATCTGGAAAATTGACTCCCCAAACAAGTTTTCAAATAACCGAGTGGCGCTTAAATAAACAAGGAATTCCGGTATTTAAGCTATCAAATCATCAATTTATAGCTGCGGACAAACGATTTTTATATGATCAATCAGAGATAACTCCAACAATAAAAAAAGTATGGTTAGAATTTGATTTTAAACTGTACAATAGTCCTTATGACTTAAAAGAAGTGAAATCATCCTTATCAGCTTATTCTCAGGTATCAATCGATAAGACCATGTTTGTAGAAGGAAGAGAATTTCTACATATTGATCAGACTGGATGGGTAGCTAAAGAATCAACTTCTGAAGAAGATAATCGGATGAGTAAAGTCCAAGAAATGTTATCGGAAAAATATCAGAAGGATTCATTTTCTATTTATGTTAAGCAACTGACTACTGGAAAAGAAGCTGGTATCAATCAAGATGAAAAGATGTATGCAGCTAGTGTTTTGAAACTCCCTTATCTTTATTATACGCAAGAAAAAATAAATGAGGGGATTTATCAGTTAGACACGACTGTAAAATACGTATCTGCAGTCAATGATTTTCCAGGTTCTTATAAACCAGAGGGAAGTGGTAGCCTCCCTAAAAAAGAGGATAATAAAGAGTATTCTCTCAAGGACTTAATAACGAAAGTATCAAAAGAATCGGATAACGTAGCTCATAATCTGTTGGGATATTACATTTCAAACCAATCTGATGCCACATTTAAATCCAAGATGTCTGCTATTATGGGAGATAATTGGGATCCAAAAGAAAAATTGATTTCTTCTAAAATGGCTGGGAATGTTATGGAAGCTATTTATAATCAAAACGGATTTGTATTGGAGTCCTTGACCAAAACAGATTTTGATAATGAGCGCATTGCCAAAGGTGTTTCTGTGAAGGTAGCTCATAAAATTGGAGATGCGGATGAATTTAAGCATGATACAGGTGTTGTCTATGCAGATTCTCCATTTATTCTTTCTATTTTCACTAAAAATTCTGATTATGATACGATTTCTAAGATAGCCAAAGATGTTTATGAGGTTCTAAAATGA